AAGCTGGATAAGATTACCTCGGAAGAAATGCTGGAGATGGCAAGTCTGGGTTCCAAGGTGTTACAGATACGTGCTGTTGAATTTGCAGGGAAATACAATGTTCCATTGCGGGTGTTGTCCTCTTTTGAAGAAGAAGGTGAGGGCACACTGATTACCTATGAGGAAGAGGCCGTGGAAGAGGCATTGATATCAGGTATTGCCTTTAATCGTGATGAGGCGAAATTAACTATTCTGGGTGTGCCAGATCAGCCCGGTATGGCCCACAAGATTTTAGGGCCTGTTGCCAGCACTAATATCGAGATTGATATGATTGTGCAAAATATGGCAGCAGATGGTAAGACCACCGATTTTACTTTTACCGTGCATCGTAATGATTACGATAAGGCTTTAGCGGTATTGCAGACTATTGCCAAAGAGCTCGGTGCAATGGGTGTGGTGGGTGATAATAAGATTGTGAAGATATCGCTGGTGGGTGTAGGTATGCGTTCACATGCCGGTATTGCAGCGAATATGTTTGAGGTGTTGGCGAAAGAAGGTATTAATATCCGGATGATATCGACCTCGGAGATCAAGATATCAGTGGTGGTGGATGAAAAATATCTTGAGCTGGGTGTACGTGCCTTGCATGAAGCCTTTGAGCTAGATAAGGTGAGCTAGTGTTTGATGTATTTAAAGCCATGATTATTGCATG
The genomic region above belongs to Gammaproteobacteria bacterium and contains:
- a CDS encoding aspartate kinase; this encodes MALIVQKYGGTSVGSPERIENVARRVARFRDQGDDVVVVVSAMSGETNRLLALAGELTSSPEPRELDVLLSTGEQVTIALLCMALQQSGYAALSYTGGQVHILTDSAHNKARIREIDDARVRKDLDAGKVVVVAGFQGVDEHGSITTLGRGGSDTTAVALAAALKADECQIYTDVDGVYTTDPRVVPEARKLDKITSEEMLEMASLGSKVLQIRAVEFAGKYNVPLRVLSSFEEEGEGTLITYEEEAVEEALISGIAFNRDEAKLTILGVPDQPGMAHKILGPVASTNIEIDMIVQNMAADGKTTDFTFTVHRNDYDKALAVLQTIAKELGAMGVVGDNKIVKISLVGVGMRSHAGIAANMFEVLAKEGINIRMISTSEIKISVVVDEKYLELGVRALHEAFELDKVS